TCTGAGATACAATGACCATATTCATACGTTACCATGTTGGCTTCTGAGATATGGTCAATACTGGCTACTTCAACAGCCATGGCCACGTTTACAGGAGGTCCTGTGAGGAGAAAAACAGTTTGCTGAGTGGCCGTGGCTTTGACATGGAAGGCTAGAACAAAACCAATGAACACTTCAACACACATATTCTGCTTCATATGAAGAAACAGTCATCAATGTCTCTAATCCCGTACATGACATACTGCGGTTGTTACTATAAGATTACCAAACGGGTACCTTGTACCTGGACCTTACAGTCAATTCAACTGATTTTGTGGGCTGAAGAGACTGAGGAGGAGGATTGTACACGTTCTtgatgtatttgtatttgttattcttTTGGCAATGCAACATTCAGTGTTTGAGAAATTTGCTCGTGAAACAGTCCAGTTTCTGAATAGAAGCATAACAGTGTTAGGATGCTTTACTGTTTTACATCACTCCACCACAGGAACTGATGAGACAACATTATAGTTTGCAGTGGACATCACAGCAGATGCAGTAAATCTCATCACATTGTAAGTCAGCCACTAATGTTTGTTGAAACTCAAAAAATCTACTGCGTgcttaagaaaaaaaatctactatGCTTAAGGTTAGCGTGTGACGCAATCGGAGCGGAACAACCAATGCCGTTTCATAACGCAACCAGTCACAAGACACACGAGCCACTGCCATTTCACTGCCAACACTGACGAAACAATTCACGCACTGGCGGCAATTCTTAAGATTCTGTCGCTGTGCGCAGCGGGGGGTCTGTTGTTTGGCCTGGGAACGTTTGGAAAAATTGcactttttgaataaacagcgTGGCTGTATCTTCCTGTtacatgttgtgtttttgtcatggctctgcttccttagtcatgtttttcttggtcctgtagcagagccatgacaaagtctttggttatgtgtggagagaaacatattattgtccgtttgactataatatactgtacgttctctccagtgtcttgtcattggccccattcctctcgtttcctcgttatctttccctgagtgtttaatgtctcacacctgccccatgtcgttatccctcatttgtcaatccctataaataccctcttgtttctttgtcttgtgttcgtggattataTGTATGTGAGTGTACTACATTGTGTATGCGGTGTTACCCTGGTTCCTGGTCTCTGCCTTGTCCTTGatgtgtgagttttgtgtgtttacctTGTTTACCCTGTCGTGTTTTTTGTGAGACGTTTGGTCAAGTTTTTGAGTTaggtttttgcttctttttggttttacgttttgcccccacgtgggaagtcttttgttttgtgtatatatacttcttagtttcgtttttcccccatcgagggtgtttagtttgtgtttttgttagtaataaatatatcttgtttaaccccttcactgcctgcctgcgcttgggttcttcagccacgaGAACCGTGACAGTTTTATCTTGTATAATATACAAACAGTCAGGTTTAGGGCTGGGGTCAGGTTACATGCTTAAATACGTCTAAATTGTGCGTACGAAATAACTAAATACGACGTCTGATTAAATTCAAAGTCATTACACCCCAATATAATATTGTGTTGTTAACGTTACTGTTGTTGGAAATTGTGATACCGGGTTGCAATATGTACCTTTTGTGGTTCTGCAAAAAGTGTACGTTACAGAGGTACATATTTCCTATGAGACCAGGTTGgatttttaatcaaaaacgttgaCCTCCTCACACACATCTCAATCtcctggggtctcatttataaaactgtgtggATTTCATCCGTAAAGTGTGCGCACGCACAAAAGGAAGATTTTGAGAACCTGCCAAAATTCCCTTTATAAATCCCAGTCACCAGAAGGGTGTGCGTAAATGAATCTCCATAACCATATACGTATGAAGCTCGCAATGCCTAGTTTTACTAGCCTATAGCCTCATCTGCATATCATTTCCATATGTAGATTTCCATCCACATCACAGTACAAGACATTGATATGAGCCAATGGATCCAGCAGTGTCCATCATAATAACAAAGTGTGCACCGGTAATACTTGCTCTCGCTAGaaatattttcagaaataaaacattattttctcaGAACACAAGTTCTGCAGTTCTAGCGCAAGTGCTAGAAATATACAGTTTCTGTACTTTTTGTTTAGCTTCTAGATGTAACCTGAGgaatatttaatcaaatgtgtatatgaaaGCAAAAACTTATATATTTTAGTTGATTATTCTGCTTTCTTTATTACTTCAGATGTACAGATGGTCTGAAGTGTCCATACGGTTTTTAAATGGATGAAAGCATCGGGCAAATGTTCCTGATGaacaagatggcgccgcagatggctgcctcggtgttgagctctccagttgttttagtgtctttgttagtttgtcctgttttatgtttttcccatagaatcagtttcacaagagatgaaCTGCTGAACATCCATTTACTCGCCACGagagttttcctcgttcattctcgtgtgtgtttacattNTCTCGGCCTCCACGTGTTTGTTCTGACGCAGCTGCTTGGCCACAGATTTGGGCAACATCTGATGAAGGAGATCTTCTGCCAGACGTCGTTCTCTCTTCAGGTCTTCCGTCTTCTCCCTGAGACTCCGAGCGTAGTCCTGGATCCAGTCGGTCATTTGTTTGAAGGACAGAAGAACTACGGGGTAAATCAGACAGGCGATGGCGAGCAGGCAGATCTGCAGACTGATGGTCGACGAGACGTCTCTGGATTTGAGTTTCAGAGCCCATCCGGCGCAGACGTGAAAACACCTCAGCGTGTTCTCCAGGGCCAGCGTGAACTCTACAGAGCCATCGGAGAGGCCAAAATCTTTGCTATTGGTCAAGTTTAACTCGGTGTCCATGTTTTCCGTCCAGCAGTGCTGAAGATTTTCAGACATCTCTTTAACGACCGCCACGAGTGTCGTCGCATGCCACATTTCATCCTGAATCTCTCTTTCGCCCGTCATCAAGCGTGAGTTCAGCTCCTGAAGTGTCACGAGCCGTTTCAGAGCAAGAACGTCTGTCCAGTCGGGGTTGAGTTTCAGGAAACCGATGTCTATTTCTTTCACGCCCCACAGAAGTAATATCTTCTCAATAGCCAGGGTAAAAACCGTGAGCCCGTCTCTCTGTGTGGCGTTGAGAAGCTCCGAAAGATCAGACTGAAGACGCTCACAAAACTCAGGCAAGTCAAGATCACAGGGCTGACCCAAAGCGTCCACGTCCGTCTCCGTACAACATCGGCTGAGCGTGAGCATGGTGATGGACCAGGAGCTGAGGAACTCGCCCTGACCATTCTCTGATGACACACTGAGGTTTCGTAAGGTTTGGAGCTCCAGCACGAGCGCGAGGGTGACGTTGGTCCTGCAGGACGTCAGCTCTGTCAGCGCGGCTTTAGTGGACTGCCATCGAGTTAAAGAGGACTGGAAGTCCATGCTCACAGCGCACAGCAAAGCCAAGAAAGAGATGATACAAGCGATGAGAATCCTGAGAACGGTACGACTGCGACTGACACAGCTGAGCGACGAGGGCCTGTCGACAGAGAGGAAAGAAAACACTCTTGGATGAGCAACGCTGCGTTACATCGCAAACTGGGCACAATTTCCTATAATCTGCTGATATTTTGGGTCGTTGTGGTTCGACAAATGGACACTTACTGTCAACCCAGCACTGATGGGTCAAAAAGGGCCAGCCAACCGTTGGGTTTTAAATGAaccttttctgatttaattGAGTtttccctttttgacccaatgctgggtggGTTAGCTCTGCGTGTTCAGTGTATGAGATTTATCCCCTGTTTTGTCAATCACcagttaataaatgaaatgatggCTCACTGAGACTTCCACATCTTCAAGCACGTGATTTGAGGTCTTTGGGTTTTGCATCGTCACAATAATAAGACAGGTAAATGAAGTAAAAGAGTACTGAGAGAGGCCTTGACAGTTCATGTGCTGCGTTTACTCTTCTGAGACACCCGTATAAACCTGTGGGACATTGACTTTATGCATCCAACATAGCAAAAACATTTGAGTTATCTACGCTATAAATTCACACTGGAATTTTTCTCATATTTTTGGCCACTGTAAAacttcaaatatttgtttttatattatgaaCTGAAAAATGTAAGTGGAGTAACACAATTCGTtgtataaaaacagaaagaagCAGACACAGTCACCTGCACAGGATGAAGTCAGTCTCTGTCTCCAGGGTCTTGTCTCCTGAGATCTCCTTTTGTCTTCGCCTGTGGATTTTTGTTAAAGTGCTTTTCAGAGAGGCCGATGATAAACAGTCCTTCTTCACGTAGTCCAGAGATGACATGACATTATTCTTGTGTTTCCAGCTAAAcactaaacatttaaaacacatcacacatcTGTCGCACCGACTTCAGCACGAGCGGCAAAATAAGCGCGTGATTGTGCGCGGCTCCGCTCTCTGCTGCTCTCTGTGACGTCGTTTTAATAactgaaagaaataaagagattTTGATTCAAATACGCTCACAGAATAGATCCAAAAATGGTAATAAATATAGGCCACGTGTCAATGAACTGATTTGTTTATCTACGGTGTAGATTTCAGAGaatcttttctctcttttaggCTACTCTTCTTTCGCTTAAACCACTATAGGCTATCACGCCAATAATCAAAAAATAGATGAAATAGCAATATTTTACTAGCCTATCTGGAGGGGGACTAAAATATCGATTTGAACAACCTCATACTGAACATTTTCGCGCACATGATTTAAATTGTTAATACAAATTATTTaagacataaaaataaataggaAACGAATGTGATACTTTCATGAATGAAAACAGATTAAGGCACGTCACAAGAGGATGGACGCATTTGATAAggatttgttcatttaattagCCAATTCATGCAATAAAATTAAAACGCATCAAATAATCGTTCGAAATTAATCtgaaaaaatctaataaatatTGCAGCTACAAAGTACTATCTgctattgtatattttatgttattattattttattattttgataagTAAGAGATCGAAAAAGAATctaacttaaaataatattatcttAAATGTTAAACCTGGTTTCACAAcacaaaaaggtaaaagagGTTAAAAGGCTTATAATggaattttatgtttaaaaggcCGAAAGGCTAGTTGTGGAATAAATAAGAttcaaatcaattttatttctatagcgcttttcacaatgcgCATGGGTCCatagcagctttacaggagaaaataagaaaaactaaaaaacacaaaaaaaggtaaaacacagcacagtgcatggtgtttatagaacaagcaagattattctagtaaataatatctaataaatgcagtctcccggtggtttatttagcatattttgcattaagtgaatgcttggctgaaaaaatgcgtctttaatctagatttaaattgggagagtgtgtctgaccctcgaatagtatcgggaaggctattccagagtttaggtgatacgtatgagaaagctccgccccctttggtggatttagttattctaggtgttatcaaaagtctggagttttgagatcttagagagcgtgatgggttgtagtgtggtagaagctctgttatgtaggtataggggctaaaccgtttaaggctttataagtaattaaaagaactctaaagtcaatacgatacttaatgggtaaccagtgtaGTCTATAAATACTGTTGACTCGTTTTATTACCGCCGGTCTTTGCGCCCCCTGCTGGTAAACTTCATTTGTTTTAACAGgaaatgaaaacagagaaaaataagaaaggcaaaaaatatttaaaatatatatttaaaacgatttatgcAGGAATAAACGTTTCAGTTTCGTTATTTCATTGCATTTGAATTAAGTTAATGTTGCATTGGGGTTATTATTATGATGTTTTTCAGCAGAGTAAACCTTCTGTTGTATAACGTATTGTCCTGGAGATGGCGCTATCGTTCCACCTGCTCTGCCTCAGTTTGTTCTCCTTACAGTGAATATAAAAGAGCCTTCCTGAATCTCTGTCTCTTCATGCTTATGAGGACTAAAATGTAACACCTTCACTTTAAAGTACTTTTTTGATCTGGATGAGATCTAGGCTACTACATGAGATCAAGATCCCACAGCACTTGTATGTAGAACGGCACAGCTCAGACTGACCAATGAAAGACCACCGGACTGCTGACCGCATGAAACGTAAATAtcagtattttattattattatagtaacTTACAGAAgtgtatacattttatacaaacatatacaactcacaacaaaagaaaataaaaaaaaacaattacataaaatataacttGGGGTATACATGTGAAAAGAATAACAATTATGTCAGGGGTAAAAAATCAAGTACGTagatttaaataacatataatagtcttttttttgcttttttatattgCCTAAAGTATGTCCATGCTGTTTAATTTCTCTTACAAACTGTTCAAAATTTGACTTTGACCCATCTTTCATATGTGACCCATATGTGATATATACCAAGTATAACAAAAAGTTGTACCAGAAAAGATATTGTACTCTTAGAATCACTGGTatcttgtacaaaaataaagatgacaTCATAAAGATCAatttgaattaaagtttttaataaTCTAGAAGAAAAACTAGAGACGTCaatccaaaacattttttaatatattatatacaatCAAAGAAAAGATGTCTCACAGATTCTTTTGTAACACCACAGAAGTTTCCACATACATTTCTAATGTAGCCTATCTATTACTGCAATAATACTGTCTTTAACAATATTCATATCTTGTTATTTAGACCTTGCCATAAGTGTATTCTCTTATAGTTTATGTGATGAGCTGATTAtcatatttaacaaataatcctttatttatttgtctaaTTAGAAATAAAGTCTTAACCTTATGAAAAAGAGAACATTCTGCCGTACATGCAACTCAGTGGAAGGGATCCAGTGGATTGTGTCTGTGTCCACTGTCTCCTGTTGTATGCTGACCGGACTGAAGCTCGGTGTGATGATGATCTACTGCTGTCAGCCATCTGCTTCTTGTGTGTCAGTTTGACCGTAAATGCGTCGAGTTGATGATGGGATATTTGCATTGCCACATGATTCGGTGTGGATTTTGTACTTTTGGAGAAGATTTCAACACTCTTTCAAGGAATACATTTGATTGACATCGAATTTGTTAAAAATTAGGCTATTCCAAAACATCGAAAATCTTAGATTGTGAGCTAGTTTTGGATATTTCACGCCGTGAATTAGATTGTGAAGATGAAAAATCAGTTTCAGATTTGAGAGGTTGTGATTTCTGACTTGTAATTGTACTGTAAAAGTGAAGTAAAACACAAAGATTATAATGTACTGCACACTGTTTGTCTATTGTACACATTCATGACTGCCATCTGCAGATTCACTCTCAAGTTTGATCAGCTACAGTACACGGTGTAGTGTAAATATGCACAGAATAAAGACATTGTTAATAATAAGTTGTCCCACACGTGGCAAAACTCAAcgtttgttaaatatttgatgcaaacaaaaagacatattaaatACTCAAATCTGGTTAGTCCATATTAGTCACAGGGcaaataaatcatttcttttaaatgattactTCTATGATCAGAAATGTTATCAAAGATTTGCCTGAACGAAGACAACAGAATCATTCCAAGTTCTGCTTTATTCCAACATTATTCACTCGTACCAGCACAGAGAAGATATTCTGGTGCAAATATaatgaagaagaagaagaagaagagaggGATATAGAGATTGAAGGGCAACTAAGAGCAGAACAGCAATAAGAAAGCAAAACTTTGCTCgtcttaaatataatttaacgCAAACATTCAAGAACCTACACAACACCAGTGCATGAATATATTCATAAGCAGTTCATCATTTCATAAATCATAGAGTTTCATAATGTTGATATACTATATGATAACCTCATGATATGGCATAGATTTGTGTACATGCAGAAGGGAGTCATTCACATGGTGTACGCCACCCAGTAGATGACGTTGACCACGGCGAAGGTGAAAGGGAAGACGGCGCGAGCGTAGATGTCGATGGTGTCAGCATCGATGGGTTTGCATTTGCAGCATTTCTTGTCATCGCCGCTTTCTTTCTGCGCTCGACGGGACTGAGCGGCACGCACCTCGCTGCTGTCCTCCTGCACGTTGGGCGGAGCGTCCGCGGACCGCTGGGCTCGGCTCTGTCTCTTTGAGATGAGGAGGCCCTGATTCATGCCAGCCACAGACAGCGAGAAGAGAACCATGGCCTGCTTTCCATTCTTCACCATAGACTACAAGAGAACATCAACACGAGACAAACGTTACTCAACAAAAAAactcaacaaaaacacaatactCACAATGTCAGATGTTCACTACACGATTATGAATTCACAAAACAACATCACAATATCCATAATATTTGGAAAAAAGTTTAAACCATGCTACGTGTCCTTTTCAACGTTTTGGCCAAATATTTCTAGTATTTATTTAGATAATATCAATAACGTGATTGTTAATATCATGGTAGGCTATATggcgaccagtgttgggtaagttactctcaaaaagtaattaattactagttactaattacatattcaatagtgtaattagattacggtacaaattactctctccaaaaagtattgaattacttattactaatgactttctatatcctatatcaaccttgattagtcaagtgattcaaggatagacatgaaacggctcttttaattcattcaaataaataatattaaactacatgaagtactcttattaactgaccaaagtattacaaatgtgagaattatacattaaagcatacattttaaagttagactttgaattttgatgtcaattccactattgcacacacatatattacacaaagtatttagtttaattccttccgaagtaactgtaattaaattacagaaaaaaaataagagtaatgccTTGACTTTTTCAAGAGAAAAGTAATTACTTGACAGTAActcattacttagtaactagttagaCCCAACACTGATGGCGACACCCCTAACTGTAAATGAATGGTTATTTTCTCAGCACCTCGGTGCTCTTGTTGCTCTTGACTTTGGCTTTCTCCTTCTTGCTGTAGTCTGCATTATAGTGAGCAAAAGCATATTCAATCAAGGCAGCGAATACAAAGACATAACAGATCCAGAAATACACGTCCAGAGCTTTGATGGCAGAGGCGCGGGGCAGCGACGAGCGAGCGCTAACCATCAGTGTCGTCATAGTGAGAACTGTTGTGATCCCTGAAAACAGCAACCACAAATCATGTTGTTAAGTGATCTACtgcatgttaaatgtttttgtttgatttgtatTAGCGAACGGACCTAAAGAAACCCTAGCAGGCACAGCTGATTGGCTGATCCAGAAGGAAACCCACGACATGGCGACCAACAGGATGGAGGGCATGTAGGACTGGATGATGTAAACTCCTCGATTCCGTCGTAGCTGGAAACGCAAACTGAGTCGCGGAAACCGTCCCGCTGTATCGAAGATCATTCAAAAATTTGTAAACAAAACTGATTTGTATGACAAAAGTAAAAGTGGTTTCAAAGTCAAGCTTCACAGGCTCACCAGATTTAAAGTTCATAATTTCCGTCACAAAGCGATAATCTGTGATGGTAAACTGGGACAGCTCCAGTTTGTCCAGTCCGTGGATTTGTCTCTGACTGTCTGACCAGTGATAAACAATGTCTTCTGAAGAGTAACCATCTGCAAACCAGACAAATCATCAATCTGTATATCTCCACCGTTTTTGATTCTTTTGGTCTGGCCTTATTGTTGTCATTTGTTATTGTCAGTTTTAATCTAgacatgtttgttttgtcttgttattgGTTCATGTAGATAAAAGTTTTCCTGGGACTCACAGCTTTCCAGGTCCAGCATACATTCCTGTTCATCCATGGGGTATTTGGTAAGGTCCATGTCACAGGCCACTGTAGATGTTATTCTGAAAGACAAACAAtccaacacagtctcacgggaattcatTTGTCACAAACTGTAATCTATACATTCGTGTTAATCGACAAGAATTTCACCCTTTTTTCGTAAGAGTAAGCATGACTTTCAGTCTAACGTATTATAATTCGCGGTATCATTCAAATGTATGAATATATACATCAACGCAaactgatgggaattcatacctattttacaaggtgtctcattcgtgtgaattcctgtttcctacgatctcattggtgtgttttgtaatgatttgactttgcccctgtgatgttaggtttaggggcggggttagggtgggcctttatcgttgctttgccacctcgtaAAACTCATGATTTTAGCTAAATTAGcttttgcggctgtgattttagggtttgaggtgaggtaaggtgttggttgGCCTCCTCCTAAAATATTTACAACTTATTTTAATATCAggttattaatatataaatgtacatacatacgCAGTTTGTGTATTAAAAGTCGTGCGAGTGtcgagtgacacgaaaaaaaggatttaaattcatgtccatgaacacgaataaatagattccaaatttcgtgcCAATGCCACGAtctgccttgagactgggttgaaCGATCACACAAGACATGAATGTGCTCACAGTTCCATACAAACACAATGGGGGTTTTGAGTAAATCTCTTTGGCTACTCCAGTGACTGAATGGCTTTATAGAATTAAAGGACATCtatcaatatttcatgtcttTTTACAGCGTAATGAAATGTGATGAAATATACCGGCTGCTGTACAGAATGACTCCATCAGGCTGCAAGCGAATGAGCTTGTTCTCCACCGTAACATCATGAAACCAGGCGAATTTGGCATTCACAATGAACGTGTCTGGTACCCAGAGTTTGTCTACAAAGCGGCTGTCCAGACCCAGAGTTTTATTTGTGTGGTTGTAGGACAGACGATCATCTCTCCAGCTCTGACGCAGAAACACAGTCATGGTGTATTCctgaaaacacaacacacgGTGATCATGTACTGTATCAAGAATATCACAAAGAGATTCTTTTCTATAGAATGTGTGTGGAATGTAAAAGCTGACTTTTTAAAGGACATCAACTACCCTCCAATTCCTGTCTAACAGCTAATGACATTTTTTCCCCACAGAGAAAAggaccatcatcatcatcaccagcAGCCAGTTCACAGCATCACAAATCCTACAACATGGATCAGTCATAAGCCTACTGTCATCTGTCTCTGAAGAGCAGTGTGGAGACTTCACCCACCTGACTATCTGCCATGTCAATCAAATCGTCTTCAAATCCATCTTTTCTCTTCAACAGGTTGTTTCTATTACAATAACACCGACAACCTGTCCTTCCTCACT
The DNA window shown above is from Triplophysa rosa unplaced genomic scaffold, Trosa_1v2 scaffold139_ERROPOS793776, whole genome shotgun sequence and carries:
- the gabrd gene encoding gamma-aminobutyric acid receptor subunit delta, with translation MDVLCFSSWILWLGWMMGNRSARAMLSDIGDYVGTDIEISWLPNLDDLMKGYARNFRPGIGGPPVNVAMAVEVASIDHISEANMEYTMTVFLRQSWRDDRLSYNHTNKTLGLDSRFVDKLWVPDTFIVNAKFAWFHDVTVENKLIRLQPDGVILYSSRITSTVACDMDLTKYPMDEQECMLDLESYGYSSEDIVYHWSDSQRQIHGLDKLELSQFTITDYRFVTEIMNFKSAGRFPRLSLRFQLRRNRGVYIIQSYMPSILLVAMSWVSFWISQSAVPARVSLGITTVLTMTTLMVSARSSLPRASAIKALDVYFWICYVFVFAALIEYAFAHYNADYSKKEKAKVKSNKSTESMVKNGKQAMVLFSLSVAGMNQGLLISKRQSRAQRSADAPPNVQEDSSEVRAAQSRRAQKESGDDKKCCKCKPIDADTIDIYARAVFPFTFAVVNVIYWVAYTM